In Mercenaria mercenaria strain notata chromosome 13, MADL_Memer_1, whole genome shotgun sequence, the DNA window GTTGTAACCATCAGTGAGGACTTTAGTTGGAAATctcacatacaaaatgtatcaaacaagGCTAACAATATCCTAAAATACATCCCAAGTTATGTGTATAAAATCCATCACTCAGTTGTCTGTGTAGATCACAATTACCTTATAGAATGTAGGAACCTTAACTTTCATGTCCCCTTCTCTCGTACACAGTATCACATGAATTCATTCTGAACGGCTTGACCTCCATAAAGAACGGTATGAAaattgtgtacatatatattgataaaGTACTACAGATTTGATGGGTGTTACTTCATTTTTCAATTGAACATAAACCATTCACAGTTGTGTACTTTTTGACCTATTTTAATGATTGATTTTAATTTGGTACTAAATTACTATTTAAATTCATTCATTTGAGGTAAGAGAACCTCCAGGTCCGGATATCTAGTCCGCCCAAGAAGGTAAAGTATCTAGCGGAAAGTTCACATTCAAGAACAGAGCGTATCAACAATGTACCGAAAAGCTTACTGTAACGCAGAGATTTGCCTGATTGTTCTTAACGGTCCGCGCGTGAAccaaaagtataaaatacaaatttatttttatagctctctggtttatgaaagaaattatttatataccGAGCTTGAAATCTTCTATGTTTAACTGGCTTTAAAATCCGACCATGTTAGAACCATTTATGAAATGTGACACggtgtttttattatataaatgacgTATGCATCTATTGTTCTAACAGGAAGATTCACCAGTGTAAATGCGAGTTGGCCGGGATCGTGTCATGACAGTCATATCTTTAGGACGTCTGGATTATGCCATAAGCTAGAACGGGAAAACAAGGCGTTTTCTGATGGTGTATTACTAGGCGACAGTGGGTAAAGTATATCTCAAAATTTAAAGACTCCGATATTATACATACAATAATCCTTTGTTTAGACACGGCAAGTCTAGCAAAATAGATTATGTAAGTACGTGCAAATTATTGCAGTTAATTCTGCACAGTGAAAACCCAACTCGTTGTGTGTGTATATTAATCAGGACAGTTGTGATATGAGAGTgttcattttaaatatgtttttaagtGAAATATTCAATCAGTTTTTAAAGTCCACAGTTCTTGTACTCTAAACTTCTTAATATTGTCTATATCTAAAGCGTTTATGTTTCTGGTTTAaccatatgatttttttttcaaacaatttacatTAATATAAATTAAAGCATGTAGCAATATCAGTTTGTTTTTCGAATATATCCATCCTTAAGATCTTCTCTTCATCTGTGTCACTTCAGCTATTACACAAGTGAcagttctaaaataaaaaaaatggaatctCCACAGGCATAACACGATACAAATTCCATGctataattatgcatttttttcaatgaatacaGGTATGCATGCAGACCCTTTTTAATGACCCCATTTCTTGTGACAGACACGGAAGGCAAAGTACGTTACCAGCAAAGTCACACAAGGACACGTGTCACAATAGAAAGAGCATTTGGACAATTGAAACGCCGCTTTCATGTCCTTCATTCTGAAGTATACATTTAATCTTTAAATAAGTCTTTATTCATGACTGAATTTTATGCCACTACAGTACTGACTACATGTCTATGTGTTGATACTATCATGTATAAACATTCTAGGCCGTAACAAGTTATATTTAACGTGTTTGTGAACATGGAcagatccaaacggaaggggaagaagcattttatagaaatattttgatgcCAAAATACAAtgcatatccgtagccctgaccaacgtATAAACTGGACCAattttataagtgcaacaacacagttgacccatttaaacaagCTGTAATTGCATTGTTTGTTTTGGCATCGAACGCACGAACCTGCGATCCATAGTTCTACGCTCTCCCTACTTAGCTAAGCGGGATGTCATAATGATATTGAGTTTAAGGTACTATGTAGACATAATTTTTAAGTCTTAaccaaatcatttaaaacatcgaGTCACGCGGACAACATATCAAAAGTTATGTCGTTTTTGTCAAATGAATTTAGATGAATATATAACGTGCAATTATATAATCTTTTTACAATTATTACACTCTAAACTTATTTTCTGCAATATGTGGTCTGCGCATGCATCATTGGATGTTgcttattataaaaaaaaaacaggtgtttAGTTGCTCTTTTTTTCAGATAAGACTGGCACCATCTAAGGTTTGTCGAGTTGTATGTGCTTGTGTTGCACTTTTCAACATAGCGATCTTGTTGAATGAGCCTGAACTTGATGACTGGAACCAGGATGAAGCTGTAGACCTGGAAAATGAAGACATAGCCGATGCAGAAAGAGATGGCAGCACTGTTCGAAATTTTATTGTGCATCAATATTTTGCATAATActcagaaatgaaataaatagaaactCAGCTGTCAAATAATAAATACGCTGTTATGAACTTAACCGAATATTATTGTTCGCTTATCAGATTTAGAAGTTCTCTTGCATTAAGCTCATTCATCTTATTTTCAGCCGCTTTCAAGATCCTGAGCTTCACTTCCAATAACTCTTTCTCTAATCCCTGTCGTTCAACCATGCCTTTAAAGTATGATATCTGATAGTCCACTAAGACATCATTCCTACTTCTCTTAACCCGTCTGGTACAAGGCCTATAACGATAAATTGAGTTAATTATAAATGCAAAGTATTTGAAATATGGATTTAACACAACATTCATTGGTTTGTTGTCATAATTAAGGTATACAACTGTAGAACATGGAAGTAGTATTTATAATGCCTATATGATATGACCAAAtatctaattaagaaataatcaaggccttcgagtggtttatcgtctgattaaccaaggttcagagttcagatgtgtaggatttgaaccacgagggcgttagcctgagtgcttaaatactgaagcatctgaacaatgaaccgtggtaaattagacgataaatcacaagaaggtatttactgttttcattctgacatgctcattgacgtatcttaataaatattatgctggacttcatttacccgaggactGTATCGAACATCATGtgacaatttgacgtcataattgacgttaTAATGCTCCCTTTCCGGTCTgcacgtcaaccgttgtttatcgcagaatatacagagctttatttgcttctttgtttaactggaaatcaaactgAGTCCTGTTAAAATTAACAattaatcaaggccttcgagttgtttatcgtctgatttaccatggttcagagttcagatgcataggaaCTGAACCacaatcctattctgtcgttcatttcgcatgaacaccaaaaaaaaaaagtttcattttttaaataaatataagatacATAGGCATTGAACCATGAGGGCGTTtaagcccgagtggttaaatattgaagcatctgaacgatgaaccgtgttGAATTaaacgataaatcacaagaaggcctagattgttttcattctgacatgctcattgaaatattttaacaaatatcatgctggacttcatttacccgaggagtaatgtatcggacgtcatgcggcaatttgacgtcataattgacgtcaaaATTCTCAGACTTACCAGTCCACGCATCAACCGTTGTTtctcgcagaatatacagagcttgatttaaTTCCTTAATTATAATCttttttaactggaaatcaaaccgagtcatgttagaattaaaaataatctaggccttcgagttgtttatcatctgatttaccacgtttcagagttcagatgcataggaattgaaccacaatcctattctgtcgttcatttcgcatgaacatcaaaaaaaaatagtttcatttcttaaataaatattatgctggacttcatttacgtgAGGAGTAATGcatcggacgtcatgtggcaatttgacgtcataattgacctcataatgctctcttaccagtccgGGCGTCAATTgctgtttatcgcagaatatacagaaattgattttcttctttgtttaattggaaATCAAATCATGCCATGTTACAATGTTACACATTCAACCACAGTCCTGATTTTTCCATTACCAATGCAATAGGAGTttgcattaaatttattaatatttatgcaACTTATgctacattctaacatggctcgattgatttccagttaaacaaagaagaaaatcaaatgctgtatatcctgcgataaacaacggttgacgcgcgaaccggtaagagagcattacgacgtcaattatgacgtcatgtagccgcctgacgtccgatacattactcctagTGTAAATGAATTCCAGTATAAtacttattgaaatatatcaacgtgcatgtcagaatgaaaacaatcaaggccttcgcgttgtttatcgtctaatttaccacggttcatcatccagatgcttcagtatttaaccactcgggctaacgccctcgtggttcacatcctacgcatctgaactctgaaccgtggtaaattagacgataaacaacgcgaaggccttgattatttgttaattcacACAGACATGTTATTTTGTAGAGTGCAGACCAAATAATGCATTAACAAAATCACAGAATATCAGAAGATCAAACATCAAGAAAGTATTCAGATTTTGGCCCATTTGCACACAACATCTATACTGTACTAAATGAAATTGGTTTTTAAACTGGGGAGTTTTACATATTAGCACAAGCTGATATTGtcttaaataataatatatttttgattcAGAAATGATAGCTTTATGGCTTGAATCTATCTTCATTTTATAGATATGATAAAATCTCTAAGTCATTAATAActaaaataattacataaacaGCTAAATGTTAAGATTAAGGAGAGGCATTGCTTCATTTATCCAGAGATGTTGGTACTATAAATCCTAttttgacaattttcatgaaacttatttTCATCAACAGCTGtaacttttatttcatatatgaataattatgaaattttgcaaatataataTGTAGCTTGTGCCTGTGTTAGCCATTATAAGTTTCTTAACTTTGATGGAGTAGAACTAGTTAAGTATCTATTCATCTAGACTCACACTTTCTGAATTTATGCTGCAGTAATTTATCTTATTTTAGAACAGACTATTTGTCTAGAAATTGATATTCACTAATTCAGTCATTTTGATTTCATACAGTCATGTAAACTGCTAATTTATATCTTGTTAAACTGCAGCAAAATAACAGATGTATATTTACTATGGAAATAAATAAGAGGGCTTAAGCAGTAAAAAATAATCATATCTCTTTCTGCCCTAAGTACACACAAATCACTTATTCAAGAAGCTctatgttttactgttctgtttgATCACAATGAAACTTTGTACAAATAATGTATGCTTGATGTCCAAACTACTGATGCTATTGTATATAAGTAAACTAAACAGAATCTTGTTTTGGATAATTTTTAACTATGAATTCAAACCAGTTTAAGATTATTTCCTGTGAATTTGCACACAAAATTCACTTTTTATAATAGCTTACCAGTAATTTAATGTATTCTAACATGATGAAATTTCCCAGATATAAAGTACAGCAAGTATTAATCATTATAGTTAGCTAACTTTGTTGGAGAAGAAATCTTCTTATCCTTGTTCATCTGTTGACACTTTCTGCATTTATGTTCCTTCAATTTATCATAAGTCTAAACATTATAATtattcagaaaatgatattcactGCTTCAATCCTGACACTTTCTACAGAAATGTTCATTATTGATACATTGTTAATTCAGTTAAATATACTGAAGAAACAAACAGGAGAAAGTAAGCAATATGAAAATAACAAGTCAATCATACTGTAAAAGTAGTACACATCTATTACTTTCTCAAGCAGCTCTGTCCTTCCTGATGAATTTTAAATCACAATAAAACATTGCATATTAAATGAAGTGTAATTGGTGTCACACTTGTTCATGCTATTGTAAGTAACAAAACttgaacagaaatatttttaccattttttaccTATTCTCAATACTTTGTATTTTGGGCATTAGCACACAAAATTCACTTTTCCAACAACTATAAATTAGCTGTATAATGTTGAATTTAAATATTATGAATGAATTTTCCAAATATAAAGTGCATGTTATTGTGCCTGTGTTAATTATCATATACATCAGATAAATCTGAAGGAgtttaaatatctttacataCATGTTCATCTATTCATAACATCTGAATAAATGTTGCAAGAATTTTTTATAagtcaaaagaaaatatttattcaaataatgaTATTCACTGATTAAATCTTTCTGATTTTACACAGGCATGTTAAAATTGTATATCTTGATCAACTTGAGAAAACTGACTGAGATAACTATATTAAGGAAATAAAGAGAAGAAAAGTAGCAGTCTAAAATTAACAATTTGATTTGCATGACAAATTAGTACACATCAATCAATTACTCAAACAACTCTGTCTTTTTCTAATGAATGTTTGATCACAGTGAATATTTGCCAAAGTAAATGGTACTTGTTGTCTCGCTTGTTAATCTATTTTATAAAGCTTAGCtcaaattaaattatttcttataatttttTACCTAAATCACATCACACATTTTGGGACATTCATAAACAAAAATCATTGTCCATCTAATGACACTTTCTGATATAATGTGTTGCAACAATGGATTGTAAGTCAAAAGAGAAATTCATATTATTGATTCAAAATTCCTGATGTATGTCTTGATACATTGTATAAAACCATTTTCTCATGCTGTTGAAAATAACTTGAATAGATGACTACAAATCTTTTAACATATTCACACCACTTGAGTGTGGCCCATTTTGCATACAAAAAACATAGTTTTCAACCAAAATCTGGACTCAGATCTATTTAAACATCACATAAATAGTAGgtggtctgtttttttttattattatttttaatacaattaaaatatttacttacagtTTACTCTCAGAAAGACGTTTTGAAGTCTTTGAGCCTTCTGGAGTTTCTACATGCAGTGTGACAGGAGCAGGAGGCTGTATATCAATAACACTGACATCAGATTCCGTGTTTTGATAGAGATCTGAATTCTGATTGCTAAGAAAATGCTGACCATCTAAAAAGAAATGTAATGGATGAATTGAAATGTAATGGatgaatagaaatatataaagatatagtcatcataatgaaataatttcatgcaAGTAGTCTTAGCATTGCCCATGGTTCTATGTTTCAATACAGTCagataatataaaatattcaattatgTGTCTAGCACGTGTGAACCATtcatattatcaatatttttttataggaAGCTGACTGGAGTATATAGGTAAGTTTCTGTTCCAAAATTGACTTCTTTCCGTATTTAATTATCCTTTGGGCTCTTTATGTAATGATATCATCATTGGTATAAGCGACTTTGAcacatttttacagaaaaaataaggATGATAGGGTCAGTTGTTTTATAGAGTAAAATGTCCAAATAGACATTCAGATGGTAAGAAAAAGAACTTTATTGACAGAAATGGTATATCAGATTGACTTAAAATGCAGCATGTTCTAAATGATCTTTATCATTCAGTTAGACATGTGTCCGATGGTTTTGTTGGAAATTCCATAAGATAAAAATAGAACAGcgaagttaaaaataaatatgcagACGAATTTTTGTTTCATCGTCTTGtattataataatgaataaaaacaacAGTAAATTACCAGGCTCGTCACTGTCAAGGCCGCCACTAATGCCCATAAATGATGCAGCATCTTGATACAGGTCTGCAATTCTATTTGACTGCTGGCTGGATCCTTGGCTTGCCCCTCCGCCTGTCTGCCTCCTCTGGatcttttcttttgttatttcttcttttgcttttctttttaaGTTGGACCATTTCTCCATGCATGTCTTTTCCGACCGGTGTGCATAGCCTAATGCTGAAACTTGCATACTAATACTTCTCCATATTTCTGCttttttgatattcgttactgtGTTGGTTAATTTTGAGTTAAgtgtttcaaagttttcccttacCAGCTCTTCCAGCTTTAAGGTTTCGTCTGCATTGAAGTTGCTTGATCtggttttatttgatttcttGGTATTTTTACTGTCAAGCTCTAAATTTTGGCTGCCAGATGCCATTTTGCAGGAGACAGGAAGTGGAATTGTGGGACAGACAGTGGCAATTAACAGCTTGTTAAATAAATTTAACCACCTGTTAAAAGTTAACATGAGTGTTAGTTAACACTCCTGTTAAAATCATTTGAGCAACACTTTTTTAACAGTCCGTTAAGTAACAGTCCGTTAGTCAATTTAACGGGCTGTTAACTTAACGGACTGTTAAATTTAACAGCCTTTCGAACAACTGGCCCCAGGTCATATTTTGGTATAATTCTAGTCGATATCGTTACAAGAAGACTTGGGTTGGAATTTGCTTGTCTATAGTAGGTAAGGGAACACAGAATCATTTTGGTGTTTCAGCAGAAAAAGTTAACATATGACAAAATAATCTTTTACATTTGTTTCGTTCCATACCAAATTATTAAATGGTTTAGATATAAAAGATACAATgctcattttatgttttaattcatCCCGTTTATGAAGAGATAACAtatatttctgttacatttaaTTGGTTTTATAACATGTTTAGCGTCGTGGAATAACGTTTACTCTGTGTTCAAAAGTAAAAGGCTACGGCACTGTTTCTTGCAAGGAAAAAGCTGGCATTTTCTACAGTAGAGCTTGTCTGAGataccctctctctctctctctctctctccctctccccctctctctctcgATCGAGCGAATTGCGTTGCATCTTTAAACCTGTTTATCATTAGAcagggtgctatataaatatggtatagtAACAATAAGAATGAGAAAAGCAAAAGTAATATGTGATATAATTCtgtttattatgagttttgagTTTCATATATAATCTATAGTCAAAACATAACAATTGTTCACAATGATattaagcatatatatatatacatgtatatataacccTGCAGTTTCGAAAAGTGGAATTATAAAGTGACGCCCTGTTTTCATCAGGACGTTCCTCCAGCCGATCTGACAGCCCAATAGTTCTTTTATTGGGATATTTGAAAACATATCACCTGCAACAACACTTGAATCAAAATGCTTAACCATTTTTGAAActtgttaaaaaaattgaaataacgCAAGTGGAGAAAACGAATCACGGTAGTTTTAATGTTCAATAAatactggcaaaattcaaaactgaCTGCCATAAAGCTAAAAATATCCTTGAATCCTAGAATTCAACTATTGTATTTGAGCACACATCTGAATAATGCGAACActttagcccttatcatgcttggtctttgcgaccagtgaagatctTGACCAGcctgaacatccgtgcagtctgatcatcatTTAATCAGtattattttttggaaaaaaccccttttaacagttaatggtactgtccaaattgaaatatgggcaagttcattatataaatttagcagggtaagggttagacaTGGATGGTTGTTTATAGAATCGACTGACAGACAGTTCTTATACCAATTTACTGTCGACTCCAAAATCCTGCTTTTGACGAATTCCAAAACGTAACACGCTACCACTAGTGAGCAATGCTCAAAGACTAGGCTTATCGTTTGTACCTATAATATTTAAGACGAAACTTTGCCACCAAGAAGTTGGGTAAATATAAGGTTTCAATCTGTATTTTTCCTTTGTTTCTCTTTGATACGGTCCCCATTCATCACTTGGCTTCAAACTGCATTTTAAACGCTGAAAGTTAAAGAAACTATGAACTAATATCATCTGATTGTATCATCTAACTTCTAAATTGAATGAAGGTTCTAATGAGACAAATGGGTTGCTTTTGCAAACTCTGGAAATTTCTCTTATTTTTAATTACAATGTTacaaatatcattataatataaaacGTATCTATAGTGAAGGAAGAAATACAGCATACCTTCCAAGTCGACCCTTTCTGTCTTAGTACAGACACAATACCTACAATGACCACTGCAATGATTGGTATCAAACCAACAATAATGCCGGTAGCCACGGCACCGGAGCTGTACTTGTACCCATCACCATAGGCGGGTGTTGAATATTGAGTCAGCAGTGCTACAAATGCAATCTGaaataaacagtttatttttattttaatgacataaaGAGAAAATTATAGATATGTATAACAGTCCTAGTTCTTTGAAATAGATTTGAAacgtaaaaaatgaaaacaaacgcTTTTAGGGCAtattgaaatatgtattaaaatattcGGCACATATTTAAGTATATATTGACAAATGTAATCGTAACAGACAGATCTTTTGTAAAACTAGTTACAAATCAGCATAAAATGCGTAAAATGGCATACTAGTCTAGTTTAGGTCATTCCTACCAAAtgacaagaaaataaaaacatgatatacagatgcataaaataataaaagcagCCATTTGTCATGCAGTTTATAGACTGATTTTCCGGTAAATAGTTAGTAATGTAAATTCTGAGGTCATAAATCAATCTTACCGTTACAAATAAAGGTATTACGATCGTCCACATTATACGTAATATCACAGAAACATTGCGTCCCGTCATTATGTAAATATCACGGGCAAACCTTTCTGTTCCTGAAAATAAAACACTAGTTATAGTATCAATACTCTGCTAATTGTTAATATTACGGTCATAAGCCAAGATACATACTAATACATTATTTGGATATATTTGTTCATTTAGTCACTTTTCTTAACGTTGTTTTATGATGTGTGTGCTATATTGATAAAGGATGGAGAGTGTTTGATAataaaaggcactgacctccagatcgacaaaaatattaaaacagaaaatatttagatgctgtatttttttaactttagttactgacagattattatt includes these proteins:
- the LOC123538405 gene encoding uncharacterized protein LOC123538405 → MLTFNRWLNLFNKLLIATVCPTIPLPVSCKMASGSQNLELDSKNTKKSNKTRSSNFNADETLKLEELVRENFETLNSKLTNTVTNIKKAEIWRSISMQVSALGYAHRSEKTCMEKWSNLKRKAKEEITKEKIQRRQTGGGASQGSSQQSNRIADLYQDAASFMGISGGLDSDEPDGQHFLSNQNSDLYQNTESDVSVIDIQPPAPVTLHVETPEGSKTSKRLSESKLPCTRRVKRSRNDVLVDYQISYFKGMVERQGLEKELLEVKLRILKAAENKMNELNARELLNLISEQ